From a single Lacerta agilis isolate rLacAgi1 chromosome 3, rLacAgi1.pri, whole genome shotgun sequence genomic region:
- the ANKEF1 gene encoding ankyrin repeat and EF-hand domain-containing protein 1: MTKQAQMSLRHECEYAGNVGLGEHIFAWNSVLPCMPKNILTQCRCPFLTDGAPGTRSFSRTLPPAQRNNSCSLAISPRRKRARVMPIYEASGRLLSSGFLQLSWSVSKACRRMLADKRLENLQIYKVLQCVRQKDKKQIEKLTKLGYPELINFTEPVDGEAALHLACVANDIDMCNFLLELGAHPDVQDKMGRTPTMKAAELGHDLALDVLVQAEADMTIVDVEGKGVLFYCILPTKRHFRCCQMVLEYGADVNNCTFEGKPVFVQACEQAHEIRDMCMTFLERGADPNATNPATGRTALMEAAREGVLDVVRGILERGGNVNVFDNERHHAAHFAAKGGFFEILKLISAYNGDVGLIAMNGNTPLHYAAAGGFAECCKFIGQRGTDPTWRNLEKKTPRQVAKDGGFKAASKEIRKIERRFAKFNKPKPGVKNPNPPWAVRLHDWAVEHQASLREAFEIADRGDGAVNKEDFVSIIEERCPFVDAENLMTIAQAHEKTRAGGIKFEEFLKGNRFLQKAFLLSSYGPKKKKPKKARGRKAKFVAPMPICVIPESAYPRRADGGPPEYMIETYKNVTDCNRFNRDHPPEHPIQDDSWWYIDDPLKTFAHINYLAKDGDLSSMKKAFEAGVSVDIRDHFYKTPLMAACASGNIEVVKFLLERGANVNTTDNFMWTALHHACHAGQQDIVELLINSGAKVDAISINYGTPLMRGLESCRLDTVHHLVNSGAKPQLTNRKGQNALEVAKAYADTRLVHYIQDTLERMPKPPESKGDKQKGKRGAKPKAPAPAASGTSGAPTTPATPATPKAKTPDPASKESMKDEVLPLPEQVAEKSLFEEKKESLKDNVVHLNSLITRGATRKVNITFTPQRTWSPEATTQDLLRKREMRRQRFSYEVDFDDFMMPFKRNFMEKARLLQQGAILH, from the exons atgaccaagcaaGCACAGATGTCGCTGAGACATGAGTGCGAATATGCTGgcaatgtgggcttgggagagcacatctttgcttGGAACTCTGTTCTGCCGTGTATGCCCAAAAACATCCTGACACAGTGCAGGTGTCCGTTCCTGACAGAT GGTGCTCCGGGGACACGCTCGTTCTCGCGGACGCTGCCACCCGCCCAAAGGAACAATTCCTGCTCTCTTGCCATCAGCCCGCGGAGGAAGCGGGCAAGAGTCATGCCCATCTACGAGGCGTCTGGTCGGCTGCTTTCGTCTGGTTTCCTCCAGCTCTCCTGGAGCGTCAGCAAAGCTTGCAG GAGAATGTTGGCTGACAAAAGGCTCGAAAACCTACAGATCTACAAAGTTCTCCAGTGCGTTCGCCAGAAGGACAAGAAGCAGATTGAGAAGCTCACCAAACTTGGCTACCCGGAACTCATCAATTTCACTGAGCCAGTCGATGGAGAGGCTGCCCTCCACTTGGCCTGCGTTGCCAACGACATTGACATGTGCAACTTTCTCTTGGAGCTTGGAGCTCATCCAGATGTCCAGGATAAGATGGGCCGCACCCCCACGATGAAAGCCGCTGAGCTGGGCCATGACTTGGCCTTGGATGTATTAGTCCAGGCCGAGGCAGACATGACCATCGTTGATGTTGAAGGAAAAG GTGTTCTGTTTTACTGCATTCTGCCCACCAAACGGCACTTCCGCTGTTGTCAGATGGTCCTGGAATATGGGGCGGATGTTAACAACTGCACTTTTGAGGGGAAGCCAGTTTTCGTACAAGCCTGTGAGCAGGCGCATGAGATCAGAGACATGTGCATGACATTTTTGGAAAGAGGAGCAGACCCTAATGCAACAAACCCA GCGACCGGCCGCACAGCCCTGATGGAAGCAGCCAGAGAAGGGGTTTTGGATGTGGTCCGCGGTATTCTTGAGAGAGGTGGAAATGTTAATGTTTTTGACAATGAAAGACACCATGCCGCACATTTTGCTGCCAAAGGAGGGTTTTTTGAG ATCCTGAAGCTTATTTCCGCCTACAATGGAGATGTGGGTTTGATAGCCATGAACGGAAACACGCCACTGCACTACGCTGCTGCTGGGGGTTTTGCCGAGTGTTGCAAATTTATAGGTCAAAGAG GCACTGACCCTACATGGAGGAACCTAGAGAAAAAGACACCGAGGCAGGTGGCTAAAGACGGTGGATTCAAAGCAGCAAGCAAGGAGATTCGTAAGATTGAGCGGCGCTTTGCCAAATTTAACAAGCCCAAGCCTGGGGTGAAGAACCCGAACCCGCCCTGGGCTGTTAGGCTGCACGACTGGGCCGTAGAACACCAGGCAAGTCTCCGCGAAGCATTTGAGATCGCGGATCGAGGGGACGGGGCCGTGAACAAGGAAGATTTTGTGTCCATCATCGAAGAGAGGTGTCCGTTTGTGGATGCTGAAAACTTAATGACAATTGCTCAGGCTCACGAGAAAACGCGAGCGGGAGGGATTAAGTTCGAGGAGTTCCTTAAGGGCAACCGGTTCTTGCAGAAAGCCTTCCTCCTTTCATCTTATGGTCCCAAGAAGAAGAAACCCAAGAAAGCGAGAGGCAGGAAAGCCAAGTTTGTCGCCCCTATGCCAATCTGCGTCATTCCGGAGAGTGCGTACCCGCGGCGGGCAGATGGCGGGCCACCCGAGTACATGATCGAAACCTATAAGAACGTGACGGACTGCAACCGGTTCAATCGGGACCACCCTCCTGAGCACCCTATCCAAGATGATTCCTGGTGGTACATTGATGACCCGTTGAAGACTTTCGCCCACATCAACTACCTCGCTAAAGACGGAGACCTTTCGTCCATGAAGAAAGCCTTTGAGGCAGGGGTATCAGTTGACATACGAGACCATTTCTACAAAACTCCTTTGATGGCCGCTTGCGCAAGTGGGAACATCGAAGTGGTGAAGTTTCTCCTGGAAAGGGG GGCTAATGTGAACACAACGGACAATTTCATGTGGACTGCTCTCCACCATGCATGCCATGCAGGCCAGCAGGATATTGTTGAACTGCTCATTAATTCCGGAGCAAAAGTAGATGCTATTTCAATCAACTATGGAACCCCATTGATGAGAGGCCTTGAGAGCTGCCGACTGGACACAGTGCATCATTTGGTCAACTCTGGTGCTAAGCCTCAGCTGACAAACAGAAAAG GACAAAACGCTCTGGAAGTTGCAAAGGCTTATGCTGACACCCGGCTGGTCCACTACATTCAAGACACGCTGGAACGCATGCCGAAGCCACCGGAAAGCAAAGGGGACAagcagaaagggaaaaggggggccAAGCCAAAGGCGCCGGCCCCGGCAGCCTCAGGAACCTCAGGAGCCCCAACAACCCCAGCAACACCTGCCACTCCCAAGGCAAAGACGCCAGATCCTGCGTCGAAAGAGTCCATGAAAGATGAG GTTCTGCCGTTGCCGGAACAAGTCGCTGAGAAATCTCTCTTCGAGGAGAAGAAAGAATCCCTCAAGGATAATGTCGTCCATCTGAATTCACTGATAACTAGAGGAGCCACAAGGAAAGTTAATATCACTTTCACACCACAGAGg ACTTGGAGTCCAGAAGCGACGACCCAAGACCTTCTAAGGAAGAGAGAGATGCGCCGGCAGCGTTTTAGTTACGAGGTGGACTTTGATGACTTCATGATGCCCTTTAAGAGGAACTTTATGGAGAAAGCCCGTTTGTTACAACAGGGTGCTATCTTGCATTAA